Within the Planctomycetota bacterium genome, the region AAGATCCCGCCCCCGTGGCTCGACGCCGTGCCGCTCGATGTCGCCCCCGGAACACCCTGGAACAAGGCGTGGGACCGCATCGAGGTGCTGCTGATGACGGCCGACCCCGCCGACCGGCGCAAGGCGGTGAAGTTGGCCTACGAGTACCAGAAGGATGGCAGGGCGCGCGACGGCATGCCTGCCGCCACCTACTTCCTGGCGGGCGAGACAGCCTGGGCACTGGTCGAGCACAGGAAGCTGGCGAACAAGAACGCCGTGGCCTGGATGCGCCTGGCCTCGTGCTACCGGCACTTCGGCGAGCACGCGCAGGCCCTCGCGGCGCTCGACGAGGCGCTCAAGCATCTGCCCGACCCGCCCTGGCGCTCGTTCCAGGAAGCCCAAGTGAGCGAGGCCCGGGGCGACGTGCTGGCCGACCGCGGCGACCGCGCGGCCGCCGAAGCCGCCTACGAGCGCGCCAGGGATCTCTATGCAGCCATCCCACCCAAGCCCCCGCTCGAGCTGGCCGCATCGCGCGCCGCCGCACGCGTCGCGGCAAAGGCCGACATGCTCGGCCGCGACGCCCTCAAGACGGCCCGACTGCGCGACGGCACGTTCTCGGCCACCGTCTTCGGCTACTCCGACCACATCCGGGCCACCGTGACCGTGCGCGACGGCAGGATCGCAGACGTGACGCTGGACCACAAGGAGAGGGCCGACCTCGGTGCCCGCACCGTCCTGCCCGAGCGCATCGTGCGCGAGCAGCGGGCCGATGTGGATGCCATCACCGGCGCCACCATCACGTCGCAGGCCATCCAGAGCGCCGTATTCCAGGCGCTCAAGCAGTCGGCCGGCCTGTGAGCACGGCGAGGGCGCAACGTGATCCGCATCAAGCCCCACCACTTCATTGATCTTGTGGCCGATATCGGACGTGGCCAGACCGCCTGGGAGCCGCACCCCTACGGCCACGCGGTGCACAGCGTCGCCGCCGCCATCCTGGCCGACCCCGACGTGCTGCTCGAGATAGAGCTGGGCGCCGACGACATTTGCGCGCCGTGCGTCCACAACGTGGGCGGCCTGTGCGACGACGTGATTGACACCAGCTTCCGCCCCGCCGCGCCCAGGTCGAAGCGCGAGTGGAACCTGCTCATTGACCGCCGCTGGTGCGAGCGCCTGGGTTTGGCCCCGGGCGACCGCCTTACCGCCCGCCACTTCGCCCAGCGCCTCCGCGACCGCATGGGCGACATCACCGACATCTACCGCGAACTACCTGCCGACCGCACCGCTTCGCGCGCCCGCGCCATCCGGGCGGGCATCGCCAAATGGGCGTGAGGGCGCGGGAGAATCCTGCTACTCCACCACCCGCCGATGCACGCAGGGCGGGCAGCGGTTTTCGGGGTCGAAGACCACGACGCCGCGCACGCAGGTGAGGCGCACACTCAGGCGCTCGTCGAAGGCCACGAGATTGGCCTCCTTGCCCACTTCGAGGCTGCCCATGCGCGCCGACACTCCGACGACTCGCGCGGGGTTGATGGTGGCCATCTGCACCGCGTCCTTCAGGGGTATCTCCATGAGCCGCACGGCGTTGCGCACCGCGCGGTCCATCGTGAGGTTCGAGCCGAGGATGCGGTTGTCGTGCACGCTGCGGCACACGTCGTCAGGGCGGGCGTAGACCTCTTCGCCGTCGTCGCGCTTGTAGCGCCCCTCGGGCAGGCCGGCGGTGAAGGTGCCGTCGGTGATGAGCGAGAGGCGGCTGAGGCCCTTGGCCTTGAGCGCCAGGCGGAGCATGATCGGGTGCACGTGCACCCCGTCGCAGATCAGCTCGCTCGTCAGTTCGTCGGTGAGCATCACCATCTCGTCGAGGCGTGCGCGGCTCAGGCCGCGCTCGGGCGGGGGATAGCCGTAGCGCGTGGCATTGAACAGGTGGGTGGCGTGGGAGAGGCCGGCGCTGACGGCGGTGCGGAACTCCTCCCACGTGACGCACGAGTGGCCCACCGAGGCCACCACGTCGTGCGTCACCAGGGCGCGGATCAGCTCGGTGCCGCCCTCGATCTCGGGCGAGAGCGTCATCAGGGCAATCGCGTCGCCGAAGCGGTCGAGGACGTCGTCCAGCTCGCCGTCCTGGTAGCGGCTGCGGGCGCGGTCGGGGTTCAGGCCCCCGATGCACACGGGGTTCACGTACACGCCCTCCACGTGCGCGCCCAGCACCAGCGCGCCGTGGGGCGGCTCGGTGCGGAAATAGTCCACCATGCCCAGCCACTCGGGCTCGAGCGACTGGAGGGTGGGCGCGAACGCCACGCCGCCGCGGCGCGCCTTGAACCGCGCCATCGTGGCGATGCCCGCCTCGTCCGACGCCTTGCCGCCGCCCGCGCCGTGGCAGTGGATGTCAATGAACCCGGGGGCGAGGATCAGGCCATCGAGGTCCACCACCGTCTCGCCCTCGTGGGTGTCGGGCGCCTGGAAATGGCCCAGGGCGGCAATCTCCTCGCCGTGGATGCGCAGCCAGCCATTGGGCCGGTCCTCCCACGGCGTGATCACGCGGCAGTTGCGGAAGAGCACGGGCGCCTCCTCGGCAAGGGTCGGACCCCGCGCGCTGCGGCGGGGCAGGCTGTTTCGCCGGCGATCTTAGCCCGGCGCCCGCGCCGAGTCAACTCGACGGGCGGTCGCGCCATCCCCGGGCGGCCGAGGGGCCGGACAGGTCCGACCCGTCCGACGCCCCCTTGGCATTCGCCCGGCCTCTGCGGCCTGTCGCCGGGCGAAAATCCGGGTTGATCGCCCGTCGTGGGTTTGCTAGTATGTGAGGGATGTGGCAGTCCCCCTCCCAACCAGGGTCCGGCAGAAGGAGTAGGTGAGTGCTTCGCCTGCGCATGCTCGTGTGGATCGCCCTCCTCGGTGTGACGGCATCGCCAACCATCCAGGCAGCGCTGCTCTATCCTGAGTCCGACACGTACGGCCAGAGCAACAACTCGGGCCCCTACGGCTCGAGCACGATTCTGGCCCTCAAGTACAGCGAGCCGGGCGACACGCTCTACAGCCGGAAGACGTGGATCCGCTATGACCTGTCGGACCTCGTGGTGGCGGACTTCACGAACCCGAGCCTCAACCTGCCCATGATCGAGTCGGGCCTCGGCACCGACGCGACGGGGAACTGGACGTTTCATGTCTACGGCCTGACCGATGAATCGCTCGACAGTTGGAGCGAGGCCAGTTTGCTGTGGAACACGGCGCCGGCCAACGTCACCGGCTCGGGCACCGCTGTGGACCCGACCAAGACCGTGAGCCTCGGCACCTTCACCGTCTCGGGCAAGGGCTACACCGGCTCGTCCACCACCTACACGATCTCGGGCGCCGCGCTCCAGAGCTTCCTGGCCGCGGACACCAACCAGCGGGTGACCTTCATCGTGACCCGCGACACGCAGGCGCCGAACGCCACCGTCAACTACGCCCACGCGCTCGCCTCGCGCGAGCACGGCACGGTGGCTCCGGCCAGCCTCGTGCTGCCCAGCGCCGTGCTCGGCCCGCCCACCTACTACGCGCACGAGGGCTTCAGCTACGACACCGGCGACCTGAACAACCGCGCGGGCGGCCTGGGCTGGAACAGCCCCTGGACCGCCACCAGCGCCAACGAGTCGGTGATCGCGCCCGCGCTGCCGCTCAGCTACGCGCAGGGCTACGGCCTCGTGGAGGGCGGCGACCGCGCCCTGGCCATCACCGGCAACACCGACCCCACCCTCGCCAGCCGCACCCTGCGCCGCACCTGGAGCGCCAACGAGGTCTACATCAGCTTCCTCCTGCGTTGGGCGCAGGGCTCGGTGGGCCAGAACGACTTCGTGGCGATCTGGCTGGGCAACAGCAACGGCCCCAGCATCGGCGTCAAGGGCAACGAGGACACGGCCGACCCGAATCGGCTCGATTTCTTCACCCGTCTCTCGGGCTCCGGCACGGCCCGCTACGCGGGGAACATCACCGACGACAGCACGTTTTTCATCATCGGCCGTCTCGTCAAGGGCGGCTCGGGCAACTACGAGACCTACGAGCTGTGGGTGAACCCTAACTTCGAGAACGACACGATCCCCGACGTCATCGCCACCGGGAACGCGGGGTTCTCGTCCTTCACCACCGTCGGCCTGCGCTCGGTCAATCTGGATGCGGGCGAGCTGGTGATCGTGGACGAGTTGCGCCTGGGAACCTCGTGGACCGATGTGTTCCCGCAGAACATGGCCATCCCCGAGCCCGCCACGCTGGGGCTGCTGGGGCTGGGCGTCGCCGCGCTCGCTCGACGGGCCTCGGCGCGGCGAAGGAGCCGAGGCTGCTGACCCGCCGCGCCCGGGTTCGCCTGCGCCGACTTGCCGCAACACGCCATCGGCGCTCGGAAATCTTCTCAGACGCCATGCGGACCGCCTGGCCGGCGCAAGCTTTTCCGTATCAGGCAGTTAGGTGTGGTGCCGACCCGCCCGTGAGGCAGGGAGGCGCGTCGGTGCGGGCGCGCGGGGCCGGGCAAGCGCCCATACTTGCTCATCCCTGTGGGGAGGAAGTGAGCAAGTATGAGCAGAACGGCGAGAATGAGCGATTCTTGCGGCTCCGGCCATTCCGGGCCTGTCAGAACGATGAGCAAGTATGGGTGGAAGGGCGAGGATGGGCGATTCTCGCGGCTCCGGCGATGCCGGGCCTGTCAGGGCGATGAGCAAGTATGGGCGGAAGGGCGAGGAAGCAGGAGCCGGCCCGGGGGCTCGGGCCACAAGGCGATCGGCCCGGGGTTGCCCCATCGAGACGGCTCGCCGTGCGCTCGAGATGACCCAACTCGTTGCCCCCGGTGGGTCCTGCGCTCTGGGGCAGTAGAGCCGGCCTGCGGCGGTCAATGAGGCGCGGCGGCAATGGGGTGGAAGAGTGGAATGCGGCCGTGCTTCGCGGCGCCGAACTCCGCCAGGAACTCCTGCGTCTCCCGCGACACCAGAAAGTCCGACAGCGCGCGTGCCCCGGTCGAGTTGGTGTGGGGGAAGCGCGCGGGGTTGGCCTCCATCACCACATAGGGGCGGCGCATGTCGGGGTCGGCCTCGACCAGAATCTTCATGCCCTCGGCCTTGAGCTTGCCGAAGAGCACCGGCATGCGGCCCACGATGATGTAGGCGCCGCGCTTCTGCGCGAAGGTGAGCGCGTCCAGATGGCCGTCGGTTTCGTCGGGGATCACCCAGGGGCCTTTGGGCTCGACCCCCGCCTTCTGCCAGAGCTTGTGGGACATCTCGCGGGTGCCGATGCCGTGGAAGTCCACAAACGGCGCCTGAGCCCGGGCGATGCGGCGGCAGGCTTCGGCGCCGTCGGCCAGCCCGGCGATGCCCGCGGGGTCGGCAGCCGGCCCCACGATGACCAGGTCGTTGCGCGTCCAGGGCCGCATGTTCACCCCGTAGCCGTCGGCCACGAGGTCGGTCGTGATGTCGCCGGAGTGCATGGTCAACAGGTCGGCCTTGCCGGCGCGGAACGGCTCGGAGATGAGGGGACGCGGCCCTGAGGCGACGACCTCGACCTGGTAGCCCGTGGCCGCCTCGAAGCGCTTGGCGATCTCCGGCCACAGCCCGGTCATCACCATGCCGCCGATCACCGCTGTGCGCACGACTCGCGAACGGCCCTCAGGCCGCGCGGCCTCACGCTGGGTGCCACACGAGCCGAAGGCCAGCGTCAGCACAACCGGAATCGCAATGGTGCGCATGTTGATTCTCTCATGGCAGGGGGGGCTGGTTGATGCCGCCGGTGCCGGTCTCCCAGCGCACGTCGCTGCGGCGCGGGTCTCCTACGCCGCAGCCGACGTAGACGCCCTGGAATGACTCGACGTGATGGTCCAGGAACACGAGATTGGCCTTGCCCTGATGGCGCGCCACGACGCTGTACTCCTTCTTCGACGGCGCGGTGGCGGAGTAGGCGCCGTGCGCGTCGGCCATGAACACGGTCTGGGATGGGTAGGGCATCTCGCTCAGGCGATGCGGCGCAGGGCGGATCCAGGGCGAGACGTAGATGTTCATCGCGTAGGGCAGGAAGTACAGCCACCCGGGGTCCGTGGCCATGGGGCACACGAGCACCGAGTGCTCGCCCTCCCGTGGCCGTCGCCCCTCCACGGCCATCTGCCAGTACGGCGGCAGCCCGGCGTAGGGAGGCAGGCAGTTGAACCAGTCCGACATTCGGTTGATCACGGCGAGCTTCTGCTCGCCCTGGCCGCGGCGAGGGATGAAGCCGTCCCAGTCCTCCAGGTAGAGGGCAAGCGCCTGGCCAAGCTGGGAGAGGTTGGCCTTGCACCCGAGGGCGTGGGTGCTGGCGCGGGCCCGGTGCAGCGCCGGCAGCAGCAACGTGGTAAGGACGGCGATCACGCCCATGACCACGAGCAGTTCGATGAGGGTGAAGGCGCGCTTTCTGCCCGCCGTCATGGTTCAGTTCCTTCGCCGCCGCAGGCCGGCCGCCGCCAGCCCTAGGGAGAAGATGGCCACGGACGCCGGCTCGGGAATGGCCGCGGGCGCGGCGTCGGCGGTAAGCCGCAACACGGGCGGCAGGCGCGGCAGCGGAATGTCGCGCGCGTTGAAGGTGAAGCCCACCGTGTCGCTCGCCGCGGTGAGGAACAGGCTCACCGGCCCCGCCGCGAGAATGTCGTCCACAAACGCCTCCGGCAGACTCAGGGTGAGCGAGAGGGGGCCGTCCACGCCGAGGTTGGTGAAGAGGCCCAGCGACATGTCCAGCGCGGGCTGAAGCAGCAGCAGCCCGGACGAGTAGGTTACGCCGTCGGCGGTGGGCGCGTTGGGCGTGCCGGTGCCCTCGGCCCAGGCGTCGTTCGCCAGCCAGCGCACCTCGAACTGCCCGATGCCGCGATTGAAGATAGGGTTGTTGGGGGTGCCCTGTTCGGTAAGGTCCAGGACGGCGTCCTCGAGCTGCCAGCCTCCGGCGCCGAAGGCCGCGTCCATGGCCGCCACAAAGGCAGAGAGATCGAAACGCATGAAGGTGTTGAGCAGCCCGCGCTGCTGCCCCGAGGCGTTCACGGCGGCCGAGCCCGAGACCGAGAGGCCGCCCGCCAGCCCGTAGTTGCTGGCCGGCGCTTCCGAACGCACGAACGCGTCCGCCGTCGGCGTGATCGAGATCGTGATAGGCACCGCCCACACGGCTCCGCTGAGAACTGAGAGCCACAAGCCGATCAGGAGGCGTCGCATAGCACCCAACTCCTTTCGCGTGAGCATGTAGGCTGAGACTTGTGCGGTCTCGCGCTTCCCTCCTGACAACGTGAGCTGACTGACTATTCGTCTGGCAGGCGGGTGCGTGACACAGGAATCTGTGGCCCGGGCTCGGGTCGGGGCACGGCACGGCATACCAGGGTCTCCTTTCGATGCTATGGGGCCCCGTAGCCGTGAATCATAGCGCGCTAACGCAATACGGGTGTTCGGCTTGTTCGACTTGGGCGTTCTGTGCGCCGAACCCACACCGAGACCCAAGGTGGGTCTTGGCCCCTGGTTGCTGAGCCGCGCTACTCGTCCGCCGCCCGCGCGAGGTACTCGTGAATCCCGCCCTCGCCATAGTGCGAGATGCGCCACGTGCTGCCCACCTTGATGGCGCGCAAGTCGCCCCGCGCGCACATGCGTCGAACGGTCATCGCCGACACGTCCAGCGCCCGCGCCACCACCGCGGCCCGCAGGAACTCCACACCCCGCGGGCACCCGCAGATGGCGCACCGGCCAGGCCTGGGAAAGCCATTGGTCCCGTCTGTTGCTGACAATCCTTGCTGGTCCATCGGCCCTGGACTCCGTCGTGGGTGCGCATTATCTCTTCCCGTCGTCTTCGGCGCCCGGCGTGGCCGCAGGTTTGTGCCGCATGGGCGCGCCGCCGCGCACGTCACGCATCGTATTCGCTCTTGCGCACGGCCGCGTGACACCTGTTCCTGTAGACCGCCAAGAGCCGTGTTGCTCGTGTTCGCTTTGGGCACATGGTGCGGCCTGTGCGACCATTCTCGTTGCGTGAAGGCAGATGGTGTCATGGTGCGTGGCCCCCACGCGAATAGGAAGCCGGAGGGGCCAAGGCAGGTCCCCAAGAGCCCCCGCAGACCGTGGAGAAGGCGCTATGAGGCCGCGACGCATCGAGTGGGTGATGTTAGCCGCTCAGACCCCGGCGACGAGTCACAGAGGCTGCGTTGCCGTCCCCAGACGCCCCTGGCAGCACGGGCTGACGATCGTTGAACTCCTCACGGTGATTTCCATCCTCACCATCATCACCTCGCTGGCGAGCCCCATGATCCTCCAGGCGAAGCATGCGGCCCTGGCTCGCTCGTGCGCGAGCAATCTCCGACAGGTCCACCTGGGCGTCGAACTGGTCAGGAACGCCAACTACGGCAAGCTGCCCACCTGCGTGGAACTCGACACGGCCGACAACCCTCTGAAGCTCCAGAACTACCCCCTAAAGGAGGACCGCTGGTGGTACAGAAAGGTATCAGCCGCGCTCTATCCCCGATTCGGTGCCACAGTGATGGACCCGCTCCAGGGGGCCGCGGTGCCCCACGAGCGGTACGCCCTGCGTTGCCCGGGTTCGCCCGACCCCTATGACCAGACGCGGGTGAGGGGCGCCTTCTGGAAGGTCCAAGGCACCGACAAGGATCGCGTATTCGATAACTGCTATGGCTACAATAACTTCGGGTTTGCCTACAATGTCGGAGACACGGCGAAGGAGAACAAGTGTGCCATCGGCAGCCCGGCTCCCATTGACTGGAGCTGTCCGGGCAACAGCAGCTACTACCGCGACCTCGCAATCTCCTGGGGGGTCATCGTCGGCCGGCCGAGGCACCTCTATGACCCCAGCAAGGACTCCGGCGGAATGAAGTACTGCAACTGCGACACGGGCTTAGTTCCTCGGAAGACCTGGCCCTGCGCCTATACGCGCCTGGGTGAATTCGCGCTGGTTCCTGAGGCCGCCCGTACGATGTTGCTCATGGACTACGTGAAGGCGGATGTGGCGCCCAATCTCCTCAACGACGGCCTGAAGGGCCCCCGCTTCCGCCATGGCGGGCGTGGGAACGTCGTGTTCGTGGATGGGCATATTGGACTGTACTCGGCCCGTGATTTCATGAGCGAATGGTCGGAGCCCGACCACGCGTCGTGGGGCACGGCCAACGCGCCAGACGCTGTAACACGGCGCGGTCGGATTCACTGGGCCGTCCTGAGACCCTGACTCTCGCCTCTCGCGATGGCCGCACGGCGAGCCAGCCCCCGCAGTGCCGAGCAGCCGCACGCGCGAGGCGCACGTCGCGCCCGTCACAACAGGCAGGGGCCACCCCTCAGAACTTCAGCACGGTCATCAGGTAGCAGAACTCGGCGGTGTCGCTCGGCCCGGTGCGGTCGGCGAAGGCGCCGGGGAAGAAGCGCGCGACGCCGCCCTCCACCTCAAGTCGCTTGTTCACGGCGTACTTCGCACAGCAGCCGATCTCGCAGCCGATGTCGTCGCCCGACTTGCCGGCCTTGTCGCGCCGCGCGGCTTTCTTGCCCGTGGTGTACCAGGCGTCCTTCTCCTCGGCCAGCCAGTAGCGGTGGGCCTCGACGCCCACGGTGAGCTTCGCGGTGGGCTTCGCCCGCAGGCGCACGCCCGCCGAGCGCACGTTCATCCAAGTCACACGGTCCATGATCCCGCCGAACATATCGTGGGTAGAGGCGTAGAGCGGGTCGAAGGTGCCGTGCCTACCGTCGGTGGGGTCCTTGTCGCCCGAGGCGCACACCAGGACGGGCTGGATGGCCGGCTGCCACGGGAGGTCGAAGGTGTAAGTGGTGGTGCCGTAGAAGGCCCAGGCGCGGATCGGGTCATTCGCGTAATGCCCGCGCTGGACGGCGCCCTCGACCTCATAGGTCCACCGCTTCGCGAGGTTGCCGTGGAGGCGGGCTCCGTAGGTGTACCGCTTGTGCTCGCCCTTCACCTTGTCCTCGCCGGTCACATAGTAGCCGGGGTTCCACGTGTGGAGGCGGAAGACGTAGAGGTCGAGCTTGTGGTCGGGCACGGGTTTGAGGGTGGCGTAGAGGCCCGAGAAGCGCTCGTCGTGGCGGTGCTCGTTGAAGTGGTCGTCCTCGCCCACCACCACGCTGCCGCAGAAGGCGTGGACCTCCACCGCGTCGCTCGTGTACGTCGCGCGCACGGCGTCGAACGAGCGGAGGATGTTGTTCCAGGTGGGCGCGGCTACGAGGCGCCGCGAGCCCAGGTCAATCTCCTGCCGCCCCAGGCGCACCATCACTGGCTTGCCGCCCAGCTCCACGTAGGCCTGGTGCAGATCGAGGTCGTCGTTCTGGCTGCGAGGGTCGCGCTCCGACATCCATTCGCGCCCGTCCACCAGCTCCACGCGCGTCTGAAGCCAGTCGCTGAACACCGTGTCCATCTTCAGGCGCGTGCGGGCGAACAGGCGGCGGTCGCGGTCGTCCTTGTGATCGTCCAGGTCCTCGTTGTTCCAGCGCTCGAAGCGGATGCGCTCCTCGGCGGCGAACCGGAACACGATGTCGCCTGCCTTCACCGTCTTCAGCCGGTCGAGGAAGTCCGGCTCGGCCTTCGCACCCGGCTTCCCGCCCTCGGGGGAAGGTGCCTCGGCGCCCTGGGCAACACAGGACCACACGAGCAGGACCGGCAATGCCCGACCCAACCCCACGGCGTTCTCCCACGCCTATGCCTGGTGCAGGAACTGCTGGCTGACGCCACGTTGCGGCCGCCGCGGCACGAAGGGTCCGTTGCCGCGGAGGCCGAATGTGTCTTCGACAGAACGTCCTTCGGCGTGACACTTCTCCCTGGCGACGCGGCCCCTCCGCTCAGGCAGCATGCACGCGATCAGTACACCGCTTCGCCGGCTCGCTGTCAAATGACGCTCCCCGTTCCCCGCCACCACAGCGCCGCACGACCGTGCCTTGCGCGCCGCCTCGTCTTGCGTCCGCCGCCGTGGCTGTGCTACTCTGAATGTGGGATGTGGCGATGGAGGAACCGTGGTGCAGAGCCCTCGACGCCGGCCGTGGG harbors:
- a CDS encoding helix-turn-helix domain-containing protein produces the protein MEFLRAAVVARALDVSAMTVRRMCARGDLRAIKVGSTWRISHYGEGGIHEYLARAADE
- a CDS encoding PEP-CTERM sorting domain-containing protein — its product is MLRLRMLVWIALLGVTASPTIQAALLYPESDTYGQSNNSGPYGSSTILALKYSEPGDTLYSRKTWIRYDLSDLVVADFTNPSLNLPMIESGLGTDATGNWTFHVYGLTDESLDSWSEASLLWNTAPANVTGSGTAVDPTKTVSLGTFTVSGKGYTGSSTTYTISGAALQSFLAADTNQRVTFIVTRDTQAPNATVNYAHALASREHGTVAPASLVLPSAVLGPPTYYAHEGFSYDTGDLNNRAGGLGWNSPWTATSANESVIAPALPLSYAQGYGLVEGGDRALAITGNTDPTLASRTLRRTWSANEVYISFLLRWAQGSVGQNDFVAIWLGNSNGPSIGVKGNEDTADPNRLDFFTRLSGSGTARYAGNITDDSTFFIIGRLVKGGSGNYETYELWVNPNFENDTIPDVIATGNAGFSSFTTVGLRSVNLDAGELVIVDELRLGTSWTDVFPQNMAIPEPATLGLLGLGVAALARRASARRRSRGC
- the nagA gene encoding N-acetylglucosamine-6-phosphate deacetylase codes for the protein MLFRNCRVITPWEDRPNGWLRIHGEEIAALGHFQAPDTHEGETVVDLDGLILAPGFIDIHCHGAGGGKASDEAGIATMARFKARRGGVAFAPTLQSLEPEWLGMVDYFRTEPPHGALVLGAHVEGVYVNPVCIGGLNPDRARSRYQDGELDDVLDRFGDAIALMTLSPEIEGGTELIRALVTHDVVASVGHSCVTWEEFRTAVSAGLSHATHLFNATRYGYPPPERGLSRARLDEMVMLTDELTSELICDGVHVHPIMLRLALKAKGLSRLSLITDGTFTAGLPEGRYKRDDGEEVYARPDDVCRSVHDNRILGSNLTMDRAVRNAVRLMEIPLKDAVQMATINPARVVGVSARMGSLEVGKEANLVAFDERLSVRLTCVRGVVVFDPENRCPPCVHRRVVE
- a CDS encoding type II secretion system protein — translated: MTAGRKRAFTLIELLVVMGVIAVLTTLLLPALHRARASTHALGCKANLSQLGQALALYLEDWDGFIPRRGQGEQKLAVINRMSDWFNCLPPYAGLPPYWQMAVEGRRPREGEHSVLVCPMATDPGWLYFLPYAMNIYVSPWIRPAPHRLSEMPYPSQTVFMADAHGAYSATAPSKKEYSVVARHQGKANLVFLDHHVESFQGVYVGCGVGDPRRSDVRWETGTGGINQPPLP
- a CDS encoding substrate-binding domain-containing protein, which gives rise to MRTIAIPVVLTLAFGSCGTQREAARPEGRSRVVRTAVIGGMVMTGLWPEIAKRFEAATGYQVEVVASGPRPLISEPFRAGKADLLTMHSGDITTDLVADGYGVNMRPWTRNDLVIVGPAADPAGIAGLADGAEACRRIARAQAPFVDFHGIGTREMSHKLWQKAGVEPKGPWVIPDETDGHLDALTFAQKRGAYIIVGRMPVLFGKLKAEGMKILVEADPDMRRPYVVMEANPARFPHTNSTGARALSDFLVSRETQEFLAEFGAAKHGRIPLFHPIAAAPH
- a CDS encoding PEP-CTERM sorting domain-containing protein encodes the protein MRRLLIGLWLSVLSGAVWAVPITISITPTADAFVRSEAPASNYGLAGGLSVSGSAAVNASGQQRGLLNTFMRFDLSAFVAAMDAAFGAGGWQLEDAVLDLTEQGTPNNPIFNRGIGQFEVRWLANDAWAEGTGTPNAPTADGVTYSSGLLLLQPALDMSLGLFTNLGVDGPLSLTLSLPEAFVDDILAAGPVSLFLTAASDTVGFTFNARDIPLPRLPPVLRLTADAAPAAIPEPASVAIFSLGLAAAGLRRRRN
- a CDS encoding prepilin-type N-terminal cleavage/methylation domain-containing protein, producing the protein MRPRRIEWVMLAAQTPATSHRGCVAVPRRPWQHGLTIVELLTVISILTIITSLASPMILQAKHAALARSCASNLRQVHLGVELVRNANYGKLPTCVELDTADNPLKLQNYPLKEDRWWYRKVSAALYPRFGATVMDPLQGAAVPHERYALRCPGSPDPYDQTRVRGAFWKVQGTDKDRVFDNCYGYNNFGFAYNVGDTAKENKCAIGSPAPIDWSCPGNSSYYRDLAISWGVIVGRPRHLYDPSKDSGGMKYCNCDTGLVPRKTWPCAYTRLGEFALVPEAARTMLLMDYVKADVAPNLLNDGLKGPRFRHGGRGNVVFVDGHIGLYSARDFMSEWSEPDHASWGTANAPDAVTRRGRIHWAVLRP
- a CDS encoding alginate export family protein; translation: MGLGRALPVLLVWSCVAQGAEAPSPEGGKPGAKAEPDFLDRLKTVKAGDIVFRFAAEERIRFERWNNEDLDDHKDDRDRRLFARTRLKMDTVFSDWLQTRVELVDGREWMSERDPRSQNDDLDLHQAYVELGGKPVMVRLGRQEIDLGSRRLVAAPTWNNILRSFDAVRATYTSDAVEVHAFCGSVVVGEDDHFNEHRHDERFSGLYATLKPVPDHKLDLYVFRLHTWNPGYYVTGEDKVKGEHKRYTYGARLHGNLAKRWTYEVEGAVQRGHYANDPIRAWAFYGTTTYTFDLPWQPAIQPVLVCASGDKDPTDGRHGTFDPLYASTHDMFGGIMDRVTWMNVRSAGVRLRAKPTAKLTVGVEAHRYWLAEEKDAWYTTGKKAARRDKAGKSGDDIGCEIGCCAKYAVNKRLEVEGGVARFFPGAFADRTGPSDTAEFCYLMTVLKF
- a CDS encoding FMN-binding protein, giving the protein MRSALALSLLAAAGSALAATPARKPSLDQALADLKIPPPWLDAVPLDVAPGTPWNKAWDRIEVLLMTADPADRRKAVKLAYEYQKDGRARDGMPAATYFLAGETAWALVEHRKLANKNAVAWMRLASCYRHFGEHAQALAALDEALKHLPDPPWRSFQEAQVSEARGDVLADRGDRAAAEAAYERARDLYAAIPPKPPLELAASRAAARVAAKADMLGRDALKTARLRDGTFSATVFGYSDHIRATVTVRDGRIADVTLDHKERADLGARTVLPERIVREQRADVDAITGATITSQAIQSAVFQALKQSAGL